CCTGCCGGAGCTGGTCCAGGACCGCGTCCCGGCGTTGCGCGGCCAGCGAGACCTCGGGCTCGGCGAGGGCGTTGTCCAGCTCCTCTGGCTCGACCTCCTCCACGTCGGCCAGCCGGGACAGCGCGGACTGCACCAGCGGGCGGCGGCGCATCAGGTAGCGGGTGGTGATCAGCTCCCGGTCCGGGTGCGCGCCCAGCCACCCCTCCCCCGCGCGCAGCAGCTTGTCCACCTCGTCCTCGGACACCCAGTAGTGCTTGTCGCCGTCGAGGACGGGCAGCAGCACGTAGAGGTGCTTCAGCGCATCGGACAGCCTGAGGGTGCCGGTGAGCGTGACGTCGGCGTACCGCGAGTCCTCACCGCTGCCGTCGCCGAGCGGGACGGGCGTGGTGGTCGTGGTCCAGCCCAGCGGCGTGAACAGCCGTTCGACCAGGCGGTGCGGCAGGACGGGCACGTGGACGGTGAGCGGGATCGGGGTGTCGGCGACCTCCTTGCGGCTCTCGCTGCGGCCGTTCATGGCGGTCCGGAAGACGGAGCCGAGCGCGACGGTCAGCAGCGAGCCCGCGACGTAGGGGCGGTCGTTGACGTACTGGGTGAGGGTGCTGCCCGGACCGCGCACCAGCGCGACCGGGTCGACCTCCAGCAGGAGGGCGACCGTGCACTCCTCCTCGTCCGCACGGGGGTAGAAGACGTGCGCGACGCCCGAGGAGGTGGTGAACGACTGCGCCCGCTCCGGGTGCTTGTGCAGGAGGTGACTGAGGTCGGTCGCCGGCCGGTGGGTCGTGGTCAGGGTGAGGAGCACGCGGTCCAGTGTGGACGACCGACACCCCCTCCCGCCGCCGAATTACCGGGCTTTCACTGTGAAAGCCCGGCGGGCCCGCAGGTGCTAGCTTCGGGGCACGCCGCCTTTTCCAGCGAAAGGCAGAAGTGTGAAACGTCTGGTTCCCCTGGTCGTCGTCGGACTGCTCGCGACGACCGTGACGCCCTCCGCGTCCGCCGACAGCCCGCGGGCCACCGGGGTCGCGGTGACGGTGGCCCGCTTCGCCACCCCGGACACCGCCACCCGGGCCTTCACCTACGACCCGGCGCTGATCGCGCCCGGCGCGGCGGTGGTGGTCGTGGCCACCCCGGTGCGGCGCTCCACGAAGACCCTGCTCACCGTGTACGGCCTGGTCCCCAACCGGACCTACGGCGCCCACGCGCACCAGCTGCCGTGCGGCGCGCTGCCGACCGACGCCGGCGCGCACCACCAGCACGTGGTGGACCCGGACCAGCCGTCGGTCGACCCGGCCTACGCCAACCCGGAGAACGAGATCTGGCTCGACTTCACCACCGACGACCGGGGCCGCGCCGTGGTCGGCGCGGTCGTGCCGTGGCGGTTCGCCGACCGCCGGGCGGGCTCGGTCGTGGTGCACGCCCAGCGCACGGCCACCGAGCCCGGCAAGGCGGGCACCGCGGGGCCGCGGGTCGGCTGCGCGACGGTGGCGTTCTGACCTGAGCACCGGTGGGGAGGCCGGCCCGGTGGGAGCCGGGGGTCGGCCTCCGCGCCGGGTCGAGGTTGCCAAACCGGCAACAGGGTTTGCCACTTCGTCCGGACCACGCGCATCGTTGGTCGCGGAGGTGGTCCTGATGACCCTGGAGCTGGACAAGAGCTACGACGTGGTGGTGGTCGGCGGCGGAGCCGCCGGGCTGAACGGCGCGCTGATGCTGGCGCGGTCACGGCGGTCGGTCCTGGTGGTCGACGCGGGCGCGCCGCGCAACGCGCCGGCCGAGGGCGTGCACGGGCTGCTGGCCCGGGACGGCGTGCCGCCGTCCGAGCTGCTGGAACGCGGTCGGGCCGAGGTCCGCGGCTACGGCGGCCGGGTGGTGACCGGCCGGGTCGACGCGGTGACCCGCGAGGGCGACGCGTTGACCCGCGAGGGCGACGCGTTCGCCGTGGCGCTGGCCGACGGCCGCTCGGTCCGCGCCCGCCGGCTGCTGGTGACGACCGGCCTGGTCGACGAGCTGCCGGACGTGGCCGGCCTGCGCGAGCGGTGGGGCCGCGACGTGGTCCACTGCCCGTACTGCCACGGCTGGGAGGTCCGCGACCAGGCCATCGGCGTGCTGGCCACCGGTCCGATGGCGGTGCACCAGGCGTTGCTGTTCCGGCAGCTGAGCGCCGACGTCACGTTCTTCGCGCACACCGCGCCGCCGACCGCCGAGCAGGCCGAGCAGCTGGCCGCGCGCGGCGTCGACGTGGTGACCGGCGAGGTCGCGGCCCTGGAGGTCGTCGGCGACCGGGTGGTCGGCGTGCGGCTGGCCGACGGCCGGGTCGTCGGGCGCGAGGTGGTCGCGGTGGCGACGCGGATGGTGGCGCGCGCCGGTTTCCTGGCGGAGCTGGGGCTCAAGCCGGTGGAGCACCCGTCCGGGATGGGCGAGCACGTCCCGGCCGACCCGACCGGCCGCACCGACGTGCCCGGGGTGTGGGTCGCGGGCAACGTCACCGACCTGTCCGCCCAGGTCGGGGCCTCCGCGGCGGCGGGCGCCGCCGCGGGCGCCCAGATCAACGCCGACCTGGTCGCGGAGGAGACCCGGCGGGCGGTGGACGCCCGCCGGGACCCGTTCTCCGCCGAGTCGGAGGCCAGGGTCGCCGAACTCGTGGCGGGTGACCGCCGCCACGGCCTGTGACCCCGGACGACCGCCGGGCCGGGGCTCACCCCCGGTTCGGGGTCACCGCCTGGTCGGTGGTCGCGGCCGACACGCGCCGGGAGATGACCATGCCGAACAGCGCGGCGGTGATGAACATGACGAACCCGTAGACCACCGACGGCATCGCCATCTCGGTGTTGTTGAGCAGCGTCGGGCTCATCCCGATGGCGATCGACAGGGTGGCGTTGTGCAGGCCGATCTCGAACGCCGAGGCGATCGACTCGCGCCTGCCGACCCGCAGCAGCCGCGGCCCGAAGTAGCCGACCGACATGCTGAACAGGTTGAACAGCACGACCACCAGGATGACCTCGCCGAGGATCGCGAACACCTCTTCACCGAGGCCGCTGATCACGCTGGTGATCATCAGGAGCAGCACCACGACCGACAGGATCTTCACCGGGCGCTCCATGCGCTGGGCGAAGTTGCTGAACCTGGCCCGCACCGCCATGCCGACCGCGATCGGGATCAGCACCATGGCGAACACCTGGACGACCTTGTCGAACTGCAGCCCGATCGAGCTGTCCGCGCCGAGGAAGCCCGCGACCGACAGGTTCACGATCACCGGCAGGGTGAACATCGCCAGCACCGAGTTGACCGCGGTCAGCGAGATGTTGAGCGCCAGGTCGCCCTTGAACAGGTGGCTGTACAGGCTGGCCGTGCTGCCGCCCGGGGAGGCGGCGAGCAGCATCATGCCGATCGCCAGCTCGGGCCGCAGCCCGAACACGACCACCAGGCCCAGGCAGATCGCCGGCAGCACCAGCATCTGCGCGACCAGGCAGACCACCATCGCCCGCGGGTACTTCACCACCCGGCGGAAGTCCTCCAGGGTCAGGGTGAGACCGAGCCCGAGCATGATGATGGCCACGGTGATGGGAAAAAGCAGGAGTACCGTGGAGTTGTTCATGACCCACCCAGCCTTCCGCTCGATGTGAGGTGCCTGATCCTCACACCGGGGGGTGGCTCGGTTCTTCTTCCGACGTGCTCAGTGCGCGCCCGCGCCGCTCACGTCGAGCGGCGCGGGCGCGTCACCGGTCAGTCGTTGCCGGCCTCCAGGGCCGCGTGGTCCAGCAGCTCGTCGTCGGGCACCTCGCCGCGGGACGCGATCGCCTCGGCGCCGCCCTCGGGCATCGTGCCGATCAGCTTGGTCGGGGTCACCGGCGTGGCGCCGATCAGCGTCGACTGCCTGCTGCCGACCATGCCGAGCCCGGCGTACTGCTCCAGCTTGGCGCGCGAGTCGGCGATGTCGAGGTTGCGCATGGTCAGCTGGCCGATGCGGTCGACCGGCCCGAACGCCGAGTCCTCGGTGCGCTCCATGGACAGCTTGTCCGGGTGGTAGCTGAACGCGGGCCCGGTGGTGTCCAGGATCGAGTAGTCGTCACCGCGCCGCAGGCGCAGCGTCACCTCGCCGGTGATCGCCATGCCCACCCAGCGCTGCAGCGACTCGCGCACCATCAGCGCCTGCGGGTCCAGCCAGCGGCCCTCGTACAGCAGCCGGCCCAGCTTGCGGCCCTCGTTGTGGTAGGACGCCAGGGTGTCCTCGTTGTGGATGGCGTTGACCAGCCGCTCGTAGGCCGCGTGCAGCAGCGCCATGCCCGGCGCCTCGTAGATGCCGCGGCTCTTGGCCTCGATGACCCGGTTCTCGATCTGGTCCGACATGCCCATGCCGTGCCGACCGCCGATGGCGTTGGCCTCCAGCACCAGGTCCACGGCGGAGGAGAACTCCTTGCCGTTGATCGTCACCGGCCGACCCTGGTCGAAGCCGATCGTGACGTCCTCGGTGGAGATCTCCACCGACGGGTCCCAGAACCGCACGCCCATGATCGGCTCGACGATCTCGATGCCCGCGCCGAGGTGTTCGAGCGCCTTGGCCTCGTGCGTCGCGCCCCAGATGTTGGCGTCGGTGGAGTACGCCTTCTCCGTGCTGGACCGGTACGGCAGGTCGCGCGCGAGCAGCCACTCCGACATCTCGGTGCGACCGCCGAGCTCGCCGACGAACTCCGCGTCCAACCACGGCTTGTAGATCCGCAGGGCCGGGTTGGCCAGCAGGCCGTAGCGGTAGAACCGCTCGATGTCGTTGCCCTTGTAGGTGGAGCCGTCGCCCCAGATCTGCACGTCGTCGTCCAGCATCGCGCGCACCAGCATGGTGCCCGTGACCGCGCGGCCGAGCGGCGTGGTGTTGAAGTAGGCCCGGCCGCCGGACCGGATGTGGAACGCGCCGCAGGCCAGCGCCGCCAGGCCCTCCTCCACAAGGGCCGCGCGGCAGTCGACCAGGCGGGCGATCTCCGCGCCGTAGACCGCGGCCCGACCGGGCACGGAGGCGATGTCGGGCTCGTCGTACTGACCGATGTCCGCGGTGTACGTGCAGGGCACGGCGCCCTTCTCACGCATCCAGGCCACCGCCACGGACGTATCGAGACCACCGGAGAAGGCGATGCCGACGTGTTCGCCGGCGGGGAGGTAAGTGAGCACCTTGGACACGACTAGAAGTATGCACGACGCTGCATGACCATTCATAACCGGGGGTCGAAGTCGCCCCGTCAGGGGTGGTGGCGACCCGCGCGCCCGGGTCGGCGGCCTTCGTTCGACCACCGACCCGGGCTGCCCGCCACTCGCGTCGCGGACCTGCTCAATCGCCCTTCACGTTGACGATCTGCCGCAGCGTGTGGCGCACCTCCACCAGGTCGCGCGCGTCCCGCATCACGACGTCGATGTCCTTGTACGCCGCCGGGATCTCGTCGATGAACGCGTCGGTGTCCCGGTACTCGATGCCGACCATGGCCTGGCGCAGGTCGTCCCGGTTGAACGCCTTGCGCGCGGCCGTGCGCGAGTACTCACGGCCGGCGCCGTGCGGCGACGAGTTCAGCGCGACCCGGTTGCCCTTCCCGACCACCACGTACGACGCCGTGCCCATCGAGCCGGGGATGAGGCCGGGCCGCCCCTCCTCGGCGTTGATGGCGCCCTTGCGGGACAGCCACACCTGCTTCCCGAAGTGCGTCTCCTGCTCCGTGTAATTGTGGTGACAGTTCACGACCTCCCGGCGCTCCACGTCGCGGCCCGTCCACTCGGCCACGCAGTCGACCACCCGGTCCATCATCTCCTCGCGGTTCAGCCAGGCGAACTCCTGGGCCCAGCGCATCTCGCGGATGTAGCGCCAGAACTCGTCCTCGCCCTCGACCAGGTAGGCCAGGTCGCGGTCGGGCAGGCTGATCCACCGGCGCTCGCACTGCTCGTGGGCGATCCGGATGTGCTTCTGGGCGATCTTGTTGCCCACCCCGCGCGACCCGGAGTGCAGGAACAGCCACACCTGCCCGGCCTCGTCCAGCGTGACCTCGATGAAGTGGTTGCCGCTGCCGAGGGTGCCGAGCTGCAGCTGCCAGTTCGCCGCGTAGTCCCGCGGCTCGAACCGGGCCTGCTCGGCCCGCGCGGCGAGCGCGTCGACCCGGTCGCGCGCCGTGCCGGTGAGCCGGGTGTTGTACTTCCCGGCCGACAGCGGCACGGCGTTCTCGATCGCCACGCGCAGGCCGGCGAGCGGGCGCGAGCGGAAGTCGTCGGCGGTGAACTGGGTGCGCACGGCGATCATGCCGCAGCCGATGTCCACTCCGACGGCGGCCGGGATGATCGCGCCCAGGGTGGGGATGACGCTGCCGACCGTGGCGCCCTTCCCGAGGTGCGCGTCGGGCATGAGCGCCAGGTGCGGGAAGATGAAGGGCAGGCGCGAGGTCTTCTCCGCCTGCTCGCGGGTGCCCGGGTCGAGGATGGACGCCCAGTTCACCAGTCGCTCGTTGATCTGCTCCACGCGCCAAAGCTAGGGGTCGGCGAGCCGCGCCGCGAGCGAGATTCGCTCGGTTTGTCGGTGGTCGCCGGTAACTTGTCAGCCGTGAACGCTCGGGAACGCATCCAGGAACTCGCCGACCAGGTCGTCGTGCTGCGTGACGCCTACTACCGCGGCTCGCCGCTGGTGGCCGACGCGGAGTACGACGCCATCGAGGACGAGCTGCGCGGCCTGGTCGAGGCCAACCCGGAGCTGACCCCCGACCCGAACCCGCTGGAGCAGGTGGGCGCGCCGGCCGTGCTGCACGCGCCGATCAGGCACTCGCGGCCGATGCTGTCGCTGGAGAAGGCGACCAGGCCGGAGCAGGTGGTGGCGTTCTTCGACCGCTTCCCCGGCCAGCCGGTGGTGGTCATGCCGAAGCTGGACGGGCTGTCGCTGGCCCTGGTCTACGAGGACGGCCGGTTGACGCGCGCGATCACGCGGGGTGACGGCACGACGGGTGATGACGTCACCTTCCTGGTGCGGGCGTTGACCGACGGGGTGCCCGACCGGGTGAACGCGCCGGGTCGGGTGGAGGTGCGGGGCGAGGCGGTGATGCTGCGCTCCACGTTCGCCGCCTACAACACCGCGCACCCGGACAAGCCGCTGATCAACCCGCGCAACGCCGCCGCGGGCACGTTGCGCGCGAAGGACCCGGCGGTGGTGGCCGAGCGGCGCCTGCGGTTCTTCGCCTTCGACCTCGACACCTCCGAGGGCGGGGCGGCGGCCGACCTGGAGCACGGGTTGCGCGCGCTCGGGTTCGGCGTCGCGGACATGCGGCACTGCGACGACGCGGAGGCGGCGCAGGCGGTGATCGGCGGGATCGAGACCGGGCGCAACGACCTGGACTACGACTTGGACGGCGCGGTGCTGCGGCTGGCGAACCGGGACGCCTTCGCCGCGGCGGGCACGCGGTCGAGTTCGCCGCGCGGGGCGCTGGCGTTCAAGTTCGCCGCCGAGGAGAAGACCACGGTGCTGGCCGACGTGGTGTGGGACGTGGGCAAGACGGGCAAGATCGCGCCGGTGGCGCACCTGGAGCCGGTGTTCGTGGGCGGCACGACGGTCACCAGGGCCACGCTGGCCAACCAGGAGGTGATCCGGGCCCGCGGGATCAGGATCGGCGACACGGTGCTGGTCCGCCGGGCGGGTGACGTGATCCCGTTCGTGGCCGGTGTGCTGGACGAGTCCAAGCGCACGGGCGAGGAGCGGGAGATCGTGCCGCCCGACGCGTGCCCGTCGTGCGGCCACGGGTTGACCGAGCAGGGCAACAGCCGGGAGCTGTTCTGCACCAACGTGGCCTGTCCGGCGCAGACCGTGCGGCGGTTGATCCACTGGGCGTCGCGAGCGGCGGCGGACATCGAGGCGGTCGGTCCGGTGTGGATCGAACGGCTCGCCGAGGCGGGGCTGCTGGAGAACCCGTCCGACTTCTACACCCTGACCAAGGAGCAGCTGCTGGAGTTCGACCGGATCGGCGAGACCTCGGCCGCCCGGATGATCGACTCCATCGCCGCGAGCCGTGCCGTGGGCCTGCGGCGGGCGTTGATCGGCCTGGCGATCCCGATGGCGTCGGAGGGCACCGCCACCCGCCTGTGCCGGGCGGGCTTCGGTTCGCTCGAAGAGGTGGCCGACGCCGGCGAGGAGCGCCTGGTGGCCGTCGAGGACATCGGCCCGAAGGTCGCCGCCTCGCTGATCGAGCACCTGACCCGGCTGCGGCCGGAGCTGGAACGGCTGCGCGAGCGGGGGGTGTCGCTGGACGTGCGGGAGGAGGACCTGCCGCCGGTGGTCGCCTCGGACGCGCCGCTGGCCGGGAAGACGGTGGTGGTCACCGGCGCGATCAACGACCCCCGTTCAGGTGAGAAGGTGCCCCGGCCCACGTTCCAGCGGCTGTGCGAGAAGGCGGGCGCGACCACCGCGTCCTCGGTGTCGGCGAACACCGATTACCTGATCACGGGGGCCGACGTCGGTGCGAGCAAGCTGACGAAGGCCGAGAAGCTGGGGGTGGAGGTGGTGGACCAGGGGGTGATCTGGCAGCAGCTGATCGCCGCCGGGATCGCCTAGCGCGCCGACCGGCCGCCGAACCCCGCGCCCGGTGGGTGGGCTCGGGGAGATGGACGTCGCGCGGCAGGGGGTGGGGCGGCAGGTCTGGCCGGTGGGTTTGGCCGGCGGCGGGGTTCAGGTGAGGCGGGTGGCGCGGTTGTCGGTGCGCAGTCGGTCGCGGCTCAGGGCGGGGCTGCCGCCGGGGGTGCCGGCGGCCAGGCCGGTGAGCTGTTCGCGGGCGCAGTCGGTGCTGGTGAACCGCGGTGACCAGTCCAGCTCGGTGCGCGCTCGCGACGTGTCCACCAGCGGTGACCGGGTGCCCACGTCGAACCAGCCCGGCGACATGCCGATCGCCCGCAGTCCCCACAGCAGGCCCACGGTCGAGCGCATCACGGTCGCGGGCACGGGCACCGCGCGGGCGTCCACGACCCGGGCGAGGTCGGCGGCGGTGAGGACGTCGGCGGCCAGGTTGTAGGCGCCCCGGCCGCGGCGGCGCAGGATTCGGACGATCGCGTCGCCCACGTCGTCGGCGTGCACCAGCTGCACCTTCATGCCCGCCGGGAGCGGGAGGAGCGGGAGCTTGCCGTCGCGCAGCAGGCGGATCAGCCACTGCGGCACCAGCGGGTCGAAGAACAGGGCCAGGAAGCTCGCCGAGGCCGCGCTCTGGGCGACCAGCGTCGGCCGGATCGAGGCGACGGCGGTGTCCGGGTTCTCCTCGGCGAACCGGCTCAGCGCCGCCTCGACCTCGGCCTTGCCCGTGCCGTAGACCGAGCCCGGGATGCCGGTGGCGGGCCAGCTCTCGGCCACCGGCCGGTCGCCCGCCGGGGCGTACACCGCGATCGACGACCCGTGCACGACCTGCGGCACGTTCGCCCGGCGCGCCGCCTCCAGCACGGCCGCGGTGCCCTTGTGGTTGGTGCGGTGCAGCCGTTCGCCCTGCCTGATCGGCTGGAACATCCACGCCAGGTGCACCACGGCGTCCGCGCCGACCATGGCCTCGTCCAGCACGTCGCGCGCGCTCTCCTCCCCCAGGTCGCACGACAGCCAGGTGACGCCGTCGAACGGCGGCACGTGGCCGGGCGCGCGCCGGCAGATGCCGACGACCTGGTGGTCTTCGCCGTCGGCGGCCAGCGCGCGCAGCACGCCGCTGCCCACGTTGCCCGAGGCCCCGGTGATCACGACTCGCACGGCGGGTTCTCCGTCCACTTGGGATCTCCCGCCGGGCTACCCGACCGGGAGGCGCCCAACCTCACCGGATCGGGTCACGCAGGCTGAGGCTCCACCGGCCGGTGCGCTCCACCGCGACGGGCGCCACCGCCACCGGTGGCCGCAGGCCGCGGCTGAGCAGCCGCAGGCGTTGACCGGCACGCCGGTAGAAGCGCAGCTGCACGCGCCGGCCGAACGCCCGCCACCCCCACCGCATCCACCACGGCGCGCGGGGGTGCAACTGCGAGTGACTGCGCGCGCTGAACTCCACCTCACCGGTCAGGTGATCCTTGACCAGTTCGTAGTCGACCCGACCGCGTTCCAGGTGACCTTCCAGCGTCTCGTAGCTCCAGCCCCACAGCGTCCGCTCGGCGGAGGCCTCGTCACGCACGTCGGTGACCCGGACACCCATCAGGAACCGCAGGCCGGGCAGCCTGGCCTGGAGCACCATGTCCCGGCCGAGCAGGTCGGACCCGGCCTCGTAGTAGGCCCGGATGATCTCGGGCGGGGTGAACTCGTAGTCCGCGACGAGCCTTCGTGCCCGCTGCCACAGGCCGTCGGGCTCGGGCGGTCCGGGCGCCTCCCGCCCCAGCTCGTGCCGGTGCACGTCGAACGTCCACCACGGCTCCCGGACCTCCGCCGGGTCGTAGTTGAGCCCACGCCCACGCAGCTCACGCAGCAACGGCCCGATCTCGGCCCGACCCGACAAGGTCACCCGCACGACGACTCCTCGACATCCCGGAGCACGTGGGCTACCCGCCCGCGCCCGCCTCAACCGGCCGGGCGCGGGAGCGCGGCGGGCGGTCGTTATTCGATCGCCGGCGCCCGGTCCGGTACGGCAACATCGATCGCGCCAAGGTGCCCCCGAAGGGAGTCGGATGGCTGCGCCAAGGTCTGGTGAAACCCCGAACAACCGCAAGAAGGCGGTGCTGCTCGCTTTACGCCTCTACAGCCGGGAGCTGTGGCGCCACCGGTCGCTCGGGGTGGGCGCGCTCGTGCTGCCCGCCCTCGGCAACACCTGCCTGCTCTACCTCGCGCCGCTGGCGGTCGGCGCGCTGGCGGGTCGGCTCGCGGGCGGTGGCGACACCGGTCTCACCGCCGTGCTGCCGTACCTGCTGGCGTTCGTCGGGCTGATGCTGTTCGCGGAACTGCTGTGGCGCGTCGGCGTGCACTGCCTGAACCGCACGGACGCGCGCGGCATCGAGCACCTGTCGATCTTCGGCATGGACGCGCTGCTGGCCAAGGACGCGGCGTTCTTCCACGACAACTTCGCCGGATCGCTCACCAAGCGGGTGCTGAGCTTCTCGGGCCGGTTCGAGGAGTTCGTGGACACGATGGCGTTCAAGATCGGCGGCAACCTGATCCCGCTGGGCTTCGCGTGCGTCGTGCTGTGGACCTACCACCCGCTGCTGGTCGTGGTGCTGCTCGGGCTGATCCTGGTCACCGGGTTCGTGGTCGCGCCACTCGTCCGCCGCCGCCAGCAGCTGGTCGACGAGCGCGAAGCCTCCTACGCGCGGGTGTCCGGCCACGTCGCGGACACGCTGTCGAACATGGAGACGGTGCGGGCGTTCGCCGCCGAGCGGCGCGAGGGCGCGGAGCACCGGGTCCGGACCGCCGAGAACCGGGTGCTGGCGCTGCGGTCGTGGGACTACGGCAACCTGCGCATCGACACCGTGGTCGCGCCGCTGTCCGTGCTGACCAACGCGCTCGGCCTGGCCGTGGCCGTCGGGGTCAGCGGTGGGCTCGGCGTGGAGGCGATCGTGGTGACGTTCGCGTACTTCACCAACGCGACGCGGATCATGTTCGAGTTCAACCAGATCTACCGGCGGTTGGAGAGCTCGCTCACCGAGGCCGCCCAGTTCACCGAGCTGCTGCTGGAACCGCCGACCGTGGTCGACCCGCCGGAGCCGGAACCGCTGCGCGTCAAGGACTCCCGAGTCCGGTTCGAGCGCGTGGTGTTCGCGCACGGCGGCGGCGAGCCGCTGTTCACCGGACTGGACCTGGACATCCCGGCGGGCACCCGGATCGGGCTGGTCGGTCGCTCGGGCGGCGGCAAGACCACGCTGACCCGGTTGCTGCTGCGGCTGATGGACGTCGACGGCGGGCGCATCCTCATCGGCGGCCAGGACATCGCGCGGCTGCGCCAGACCGACCTGCGCAGCCTGATCGCGTACGTGCCCCAGGACCCGGCCATGTTCCACCGGACGCTGCGCGAGAACATCGCGTTCGCCCGGCCGGGCGCGACCGAGGCCGAGATCCGCCGCGCCGCGCGGGCCGCCCACGTGGCGGAGTTCGCCGACGCGCTGCCCGACGGGTTCGACACGATGGTCGGCGAGCGCGGCATCAAGCTGTCCGGCGGGCAGCGGCAGCGGGTCGCGCTGGCCCGCGCCATCCTGCGCGACGCGCCCGTGCTGCTGCTGGACGAGGCGACCAGCGCGTTGGACTCGGAGAGCGAGGTGCTGGTCCAGGAGGCGCTGTGGCAGCTCATGGAGGGGCGCACCGCGCTCGTCGTGGCGCACCGGCTGAGCACCGTGGTGCGGATGGACCGGCTGATCGTGCTCGACCAGGGCCGGATCGTGGAGCAGGGCACGCACGCCGAACTGCTCGACGCCGACGGCGCGTACGCGAAGCTGTGGCGACACCAGTCCGGCGGCTTCCTGCACGAGGCGGACGAACCGGTGCCGTTCACGGCGTGACGCCCGGCGGGGGCCGGGTGGCTCAGGCGACGAAGACGCAGAACGGGTGGCCCGCCGGGTCGGCGTACACGTACAGCGGCTCGTCGGGGTCGTCGCTGCGGTCGCGCAGCAGCCGGCCGCCGAGTTCCAGGACGCGCCGGTGCTGCGCCTCCAGCTCCTCGACCGACGTCACGGTCAGGTCCAGGTGCAGTTGCTGCGGCGCCGGCCCGTCCGGCCAGGTCGCCTCCGGCAGGTCGTCGACCTGCTGGAACGCCACCTGCGCACCACCCGCGGGGTCGCGCAGGACCAGCCAGTCGACGCCGCTGTCGTCCTCGCCCGGCTCGTCGCCCGGCCGGTAGACCAGTCCCAGCAGTTGCCGGTAGAACTCGGCCAGCGCCCGGACGTCGGTGCTGTCCAGCACCACCTGCCGCAGCCGGGGCACGCTCTCCGCCACGTCACACCACCTCCGTGATCCATCTTCGCCGATCAGCCCCCGACGTGCACCGCGCCGGGCGCTGAGGGCCATGGGTCCGTGAACGCCCGGCGGGGCGCGTTGCCGCCGGCGTTTCGCCCGGGGTCGCCTCGGGAACCGGTTCGCTTGTGGATCGAGCAGTGGGGGTGGCGGTGGCCGAGGACGTCCGGCGGGCTCGTGATCAGGTGGACCGGGTGGTCGAGAAGCGGCCGGAAGCGGCTCCGGACGGGCAGGGCTTACCCCCGCGCCTCCTCCGGCGGGACCTGGGTCTCACGGTGGCGGCGGGGGTGCTGGACCTCTCGGCGGCGGCGGCGGCGGTGGCGCTCGGGCCGGACTCCGGGCTCACCACCATGACCGGCGTCGGGGTGGGCATGGTGGGCGCGAACGCGGTCATCGAGCGCTTCCAGGAGGTGCGCAGGCGCAACGCGGGAGCGGCACGCCTGCGCGAGCACGGCGCGGACGCGGCCGACACGCTGGCCGCCCTCCGCCACGACGCCCCCACGCCCCGCTGGGCGCTGGTGCTGTGGGCGGCCATCCAGCTGGCCCTGGTCGCCCTGCTCGCGGTGGTCGTGTTCCAGGCGTGGTCGACCGGACCGCTCGCGCAGGTGGTCGCGGTGGTCGCGGTCGCCTTCCGCCTCGCCGCCGGCGCGCTGAGCTACCGGTACTACGCCCGCAGGAACCGGTGGCTGCCGGACTTCGCGCGCGAAGAGGGCATCGCCCTCCCTCCCCTGCCGGAACAGT
This genomic window from Saccharothrix sp. HUAS TT1 contains:
- a CDS encoding DUF1990 family protein — translated: MRVTLSGRAEIGPLLRELRGRGLNYDPAEVREPWWTFDVHRHELGREAPGPPEPDGLWQRARRLVADYEFTPPEIIRAYYEAGSDLLGRDMVLQARLPGLRFLMGVRVTDVRDEASAERTLWGWSYETLEGHLERGRVDYELVKDHLTGEVEFSARSHSQLHPRAPWWMRWGWRAFGRRVQLRFYRRAGQRLRLLSRGLRPPVAVAPVAVERTGRWSLSLRDPIR
- a CDS encoding NAD-dependent epimerase/dehydratase family protein yields the protein MRVVITGASGNVGSGVLRALAADGEDHQVVGICRRAPGHVPPFDGVTWLSCDLGEESARDVLDEAMVGADAVVHLAWMFQPIRQGERLHRTNHKGTAAVLEAARRANVPQVVHGSSIAVYAPAGDRPVAESWPATGIPGSVYGTGKAEVEAALSRFAEENPDTAVASIRPTLVAQSAASASFLALFFDPLVPQWLIRLLRDGKLPLLPLPAGMKVQLVHADDVGDAIVRILRRRGRGAYNLAADVLTAADLARVVDARAVPVPATVMRSTVGLLWGLRAIGMSPGWFDVGTRSPLVDTSRARTELDWSPRFTSTDCAREQLTGLAAGTPGGSPALSRDRLRTDNRATRLT
- the ligA gene encoding NAD-dependent DNA ligase LigA, translating into MNARERIQELADQVVVLRDAYYRGSPLVADAEYDAIEDELRGLVEANPELTPDPNPLEQVGAPAVLHAPIRHSRPMLSLEKATRPEQVVAFFDRFPGQPVVVMPKLDGLSLALVYEDGRLTRAITRGDGTTGDDVTFLVRALTDGVPDRVNAPGRVEVRGEAVMLRSTFAAYNTAHPDKPLINPRNAAAGTLRAKDPAVVAERRLRFFAFDLDTSEGGAAADLEHGLRALGFGVADMRHCDDAEAAQAVIGGIETGRNDLDYDLDGAVLRLANRDAFAAAGTRSSSPRGALAFKFAAEEKTTVLADVVWDVGKTGKIAPVAHLEPVFVGGTTVTRATLANQEVIRARGIRIGDTVLVRRAGDVIPFVAGVLDESKRTGEEREIVPPDACPSCGHGLTEQGNSRELFCTNVACPAQTVRRLIHWASRAAADIEAVGPVWIERLAEAGLLENPSDFYTLTKEQLLEFDRIGETSAARMIDSIAASRAVGLRRALIGLAIPMASEGTATRLCRAGFGSLEEVADAGEERLVAVEDIGPKVAASLIEHLTRLRPELERLRERGVSLDVREEDLPPVVASDAPLAGKTVVVTGAINDPRSGEKVPRPTFQRLCEKAGATTASSVSANTDYLITGADVGASKLTKAEKLGVEVVDQGVIWQQLIAAGIA
- a CDS encoding VOC family protein, with the protein product MAESVPRLRQVVLDSTDVRALAEFYRQLLGLVYRPGDEPGEDDSGVDWLVLRDPAGGAQVAFQQVDDLPEATWPDGPAPQQLHLDLTVTSVEELEAQHRRVLELGGRLLRDRSDDPDEPLYVYADPAGHPFCVFVA
- a CDS encoding ABC transporter ATP-binding protein, with the translated sequence MAAPRSGETPNNRKKAVLLALRLYSRELWRHRSLGVGALVLPALGNTCLLYLAPLAVGALAGRLAGGGDTGLTAVLPYLLAFVGLMLFAELLWRVGVHCLNRTDARGIEHLSIFGMDALLAKDAAFFHDNFAGSLTKRVLSFSGRFEEFVDTMAFKIGGNLIPLGFACVVLWTYHPLLVVVLLGLILVTGFVVAPLVRRRQQLVDEREASYARVSGHVADTLSNMETVRAFAAERREGAEHRVRTAENRVLALRSWDYGNLRIDTVVAPLSVLTNALGLAVAVGVSGGLGVEAIVVTFAYFTNATRIMFEFNQIYRRLESSLTEAAQFTELLLEPPTVVDPPEPEPLRVKDSRVRFERVVFAHGGGEPLFTGLDLDIPAGTRIGLVGRSGGGKTTLTRLLLRLMDVDGGRILIGGQDIARLRQTDLRSLIAYVPQDPAMFHRTLRENIAFARPGATEAEIRRAARAAHVAEFADALPDGFDTMVGERGIKLSGGQRQRVALARAILRDAPVLLLDEATSALDSESEVLVQEALWQLMEGRTALVVAHRLSTVVRMDRLIVLDQGRIVEQGTHAELLDADGAYAKLWRHQSGGFLHEADEPVPFTA